In Xenorhabdus nematophila ATCC 19061, one DNA window encodes the following:
- the adiA gene encoding arginine decarboxylase translates to MKVLIAKNEVGTRYHSHIIENAVQRLADKLTEKDVDVVIADSLDDSYTIISANEPFDCLMVSCALMDDNLYLSVQRLLNKLFERQENVPVFLLSDREKTVFLLNHELLEQLTEFAWILEDSADFIAGRAIAAMQRYRQQLLPPLMSALMKYSQTYEYSWAAPGHQGGVGFNKTPAGRFYHDYYGENLFRTDMGIERASLGSLLDHSGAFGESERYAARVFGADHSYSVVVGTSGSNRTIMQACMTEDDVVIIDRNCHKSIEQGLILTGAKPVYMLPSRNRYGIIGPIYPHEMQTKTLQKKLKQNPLTQGMANQKPVYSVVTNCTYDGVCYNAKHVQELLDKSVDRIHFDEAWYGYARFNPIYHEHYAMRGDPKNHSGPTVFATHSSHKLLNALSQASFIHVRDGRNPVDFSRFNQAYMMHATTSPLYAICASNDIAVSMMEGNSGYSLTREVIEEAIDFRQALARLHREFGEEGGWFFKPWNQEHVTDPATGKKIAFEDAPRDLLAEEQSCWTMRPGDSWHGFEDLPDNWSMLDPIKVSILAPGMGKNGKLLKQGIPAALVTAWLGQHGIVPTRTTDFQIMFLFSMGVTKGKWGTLLNTLLSFKHHYDSNTPLSKVLPELVQQYPDTYRHSGLKELGDKMFDYLRQNNPGEKLNRAYSGLPEMAMTPRAAYQEIVTNNVEMVAIDDLSHRIAANSIIPYPPGIPMLMSGENFGDKTSPQIGYLNSLQKWDREFPGFEHETEGTEIINGIYHVMCVKK, encoded by the coding sequence ATGAAAGTCTTAATAGCAAAAAACGAAGTAGGTACACGATACCATAGTCACATTATCGAAAATGCGGTGCAAAGGTTGGCAGATAAATTAACTGAGAAAGATGTTGATGTCGTTATTGCAGATTCTCTGGATGACAGCTATACGATCATTTCAGCCAATGAGCCATTTGATTGTTTGATGGTCAGTTGTGCACTTATGGATGATAATTTATATCTCAGTGTACAACGGCTATTGAATAAACTATTTGAGCGTCAGGAAAATGTTCCTGTTTTCTTATTAAGCGATAGGGAAAAAACAGTCTTTTTGCTGAATCATGAGTTACTGGAGCAATTAACTGAATTCGCATGGATATTGGAAGATTCCGCCGATTTTATCGCGGGTCGTGCTATTGCCGCAATGCAGCGTTATCGTCAACAATTATTGCCCCCGTTAATGTCTGCGTTAATGAAATACAGCCAGACTTATGAATATTCCTGGGCGGCTCCCGGACATCAGGGGGGAGTCGGGTTTAATAAAACACCCGCCGGGCGTTTTTATCATGATTATTATGGGGAGAATCTCTTCCGTACCGATATGGGCATTGAACGTGCTTCATTGGGGTCGCTATTAGACCATTCCGGTGCATTTGGTGAAAGTGAAAGATATGCTGCCAGAGTATTCGGTGCCGATCACTCTTATTCGGTCGTGGTCGGAACATCCGGTTCCAACCGCACGATAATGCAGGCTTGCATGACTGAAGATGATGTTGTCATCATTGACCGCAATTGCCATAAATCCATTGAACAAGGTTTGATTCTGACAGGGGCAAAACCCGTCTATATGCTACCAAGCCGCAATCGCTACGGCATTATTGGCCCTATTTATCCGCATGAAATGCAAACAAAAACACTACAGAAAAAGCTGAAACAAAACCCGTTGACTCAGGGAATGGCTAATCAGAAACCGGTTTACAGTGTAGTGACAAACTGCACTTATGATGGCGTCTGTTATAACGCTAAACATGTACAGGAATTACTGGATAAAAGTGTTGATCGGATACATTTTGATGAAGCATGGTACGGTTATGCCCGTTTTAACCCGATTTACCATGAACATTACGCAATGCGTGGCGATCCCAAAAACCATTCAGGACCAACCGTTTTTGCTACGCATTCATCTCACAAGTTGTTGAATGCGTTATCACAAGCCTCTTTCATTCATGTCCGTGATGGCCGTAATCCCGTCGATTTTTCAAGGTTTAATCAGGCATACATGATGCACGCAACAACCTCTCCGTTGTACGCGATTTGTGCTTCAAACGATATTGCTGTTTCGATGATGGAGGGGAATAGCGGTTATTCTTTAACGCGGGAAGTCATTGAAGAGGCGATAGATTTTCGTCAGGCATTAGCTCGTTTGCATCGGGAATTTGGCGAAGAAGGGGGATGGTTTTTTAAACCGTGGAATCAGGAACACGTGACGGATCCTGCTACAGGTAAGAAGATCGCTTTTGAAGATGCGCCCAGGGATTTACTGGCGGAAGAGCAAAGTTGCTGGACGATGCGGCCGGGAGACAGCTGGCACGGATTCGAAGATTTGCCGGATAATTGGAGTATGCTCGATCCGATTAAAGTCAGCATATTGGCGCCGGGCATGGGTAAGAATGGCAAATTGCTGAAACAGGGTATACCGGCAGCATTGGTCACGGCCTGGTTGGGTCAACACGGTATTGTACCTACCCGCACCACAGATTTTCAGATTATGTTCCTGTTCTCAATGGGCGTGACCAAAGGTAAATGGGGAACATTGCTGAATACCTTGCTCTCTTTCAAACATCATTATGATTCGAACACCCCTTTAAGTAAGGTTTTGCCGGAATTAGTGCAGCAGTATCCCGACACTTACCGTCATTCAGGCTTAAAAGAGCTGGGCGATAAAATGTTCGATTATTTGCGACAGAACAATCCGGGTGAAAAATTAAACCGGGCCTATTCCGGCTTGCCTGAAATGGCGATGACCCCACGCGCGGCTTATCAGGAAATTGTGACCAATAATGTGGAGATGGTGGCAATCGACGATCTGTCTCATCGCATTGCAGCAAATTCCATCATTCCATATCCGCCCGGTATTCCGATGCTCATGTCAGGGGAAAATTTCGGCGATAAAACCAGCCCGCAGATTGGGTATTTGAATTCCTTGCAAAAATGGGATCGCGAATTTCCCGGCTTTGAACACGAAACAGAAGGGACGGAAATTATTAACGGTATTTATCACGTTATGTGTGTAAAGAAGTGA
- the adiC gene encoding arginine/agmatine antiporter — protein sequence MVTVSETKKVGLIPVTLMVSGNIMGSGVFLLPASLASTGGIAILGWLVTIIGAVGLSIVYAKISSLDDSPGGSYAYARRAFGPFLGYQTNVLYWLACWIGNIAMVVIGVGYLSYFFPALKDPIVLTITCIAILWIFVFLNIIGPHVITRVQAVATTLALIPIVATAVLGWFWFNGTTYMDAWNISGLNTFGAIQSILNVTLWSFIGVESASVAAGVVKNPKRNVPIATIGGVLIAAVCYVLSSSVIMGMIPNAALKISSSPFGDAARLALGDTAGAVVAFCAAAGCLGSLGGWTLLAGQTAKAAADDGLFPAIFARVNKAGTPVAGLLILGVLMTIVQFSSISPDAAKEFGLVSSVSVIFTLIPYLYTCSALLLIGQGHLGQEKMRYIVIIFIAFMYCIWAVLGTGAQEVVWTLVVMMIITAMYTFNYNTKHPVPFPLDKKE from the coding sequence ATGGTGACAGTTTCAGAAACGAAAAAAGTCGGATTGATCCCCGTTACACTGATGGTTTCGGGCAACATCATGGGATCGGGGGTTTTTCTGCTGCCGGCCAGTCTGGCTTCAACAGGCGGTATTGCGATCCTTGGCTGGCTGGTGACTATCATCGGCGCGGTTGGGTTATCGATCGTCTATGCCAAGATATCTTCACTGGATGATAGCCCGGGGGGATCTTATGCCTATGCACGACGGGCTTTTGGCCCCTTTCTGGGTTACCAGACCAACGTCCTGTATTGGCTGGCCTGCTGGATTGGTAATATCGCAATGGTCGTTATCGGGGTGGGTTATCTGAGCTATTTTTTCCCGGCTCTAAAAGATCCGATTGTATTGACAATCACCTGTATAGCAATTCTGTGGATATTTGTCTTTTTGAACATCATTGGGCCACATGTTATTACCCGTGTTCAAGCTGTAGCGACCACACTGGCCTTGATCCCGATCGTGGCAACAGCCGTATTGGGGTGGTTCTGGTTTAACGGTACAACATACATGGATGCGTGGAACATCAGTGGGCTGAATACCTTTGGTGCAATCCAAAGTATTTTAAATGTCACACTGTGGTCTTTTATCGGTGTTGAAAGTGCTTCAGTTGCGGCGGGTGTGGTTAAAAATCCTAAGCGCAATGTTCCGATTGCAACCATTGGTGGCGTACTTATCGCAGCGGTTTGTTATGTTTTGTCCAGCAGCGTAATTATGGGAATGATCCCTAACGCGGCATTGAAAATTTCATCGTCTCCTTTTGGCGATGCAGCCAGATTGGCGCTGGGAGATACCGCGGGTGCGGTTGTCGCTTTTTGTGCTGCGGCAGGGTGCCTGGGTTCGCTTGGGGGCTGGACACTGTTGGCCGGGCAGACGGCTAAAGCTGCCGCCGATGACGGGCTGTTTCCTGCGATTTTTGCGAGAGTGAATAAAGCAGGGACACCGGTGGCTGGCTTATTGATTCTTGGCGTTCTGATGACCATTGTCCAATTCAGCAGCATTTCCCCAGATGCTGCGAAGGAATTTGGATTGGTTTCTTCTGTTTCAGTTATTTTTACCTTGATACCTTATTTGTATACTTGTTCGGCTTTGTTGCTTATCGGGCAAGGTCATCTTGGGCAGGAGAAGATGCGATATATTGTCATCATTTTCATTGCCTTTATGTATTGTATCTGGGCAGTTCTGGGGACAGGTGCGCAAGAAGTCGTATGGACACTGGTTGTGATGATGATAATCACCGCTATGTACACTTTTAACTACAATACGAAACACCCTGTCCCTTTTCCGCTGGATAAAAAAGAGTAA
- a CDS encoding PfkB family carbohydrate kinase — protein sequence MANRAKQILQLIRRDPFIQQQEIADILGISRSCVAGHIMNLNKKGYIKGKGYILSENKYAVTVGAANIDITSYVFSQLIYEDSNPGKNKSTAGGVGRNIAHNIALLGNESYLISVVGDDFYGRTLLEQTKLAGVYTDYFHKISSENTSTYNSLIDERGEMRVAVNDMGILEKLTPALLSQSKILIQNAGVLIVDCNLTEDALEWLFSNAGNIPVFVDTVSTFKATKIRHWLSHIHTLKPNRLEAEMLSGIKITTLSDASDTASWFHQQGVQRLALSMGTEGVYYSEMEGYGGCSPAIPVNIINANGAGDAMMAGLAHCWLEGMTWAESIRFAQGCSALTLSSELTNYPNLSCSRVKQLLELK from the coding sequence ATGGCAAATAGAGCCAAACAAATATTGCAGCTTATCCGCCGGGACCCTTTTATTCAGCAGCAGGAAATTGCCGATATTCTTGGTATTAGCCGTTCATGTGTTGCAGGACATATTATGAATCTGAATAAGAAGGGATATATAAAAGGCAAAGGCTATATTCTCTCAGAAAATAAATATGCTGTTACGGTAGGTGCTGCCAATATAGATATTACCAGTTATGTATTTTCTCAATTAATTTATGAGGATTCGAATCCAGGAAAAAATAAATCCACAGCGGGTGGAGTGGGAAGAAATATTGCACACAATATCGCTTTGTTAGGGAATGAAAGCTATTTAATTTCGGTTGTTGGTGATGATTTTTATGGAAGAACGTTATTGGAACAAACGAAATTAGCAGGGGTTTATACTGATTATTTTCATAAAATTTCATCTGAAAATACATCGACGTACAATTCATTGATTGATGAAAGAGGTGAAATGCGGGTCGCTGTTAATGATATGGGTATATTGGAAAAACTCACGCCTGCTTTATTATCTCAATCTAAAATACTTATTCAGAATGCAGGTGTATTGATTGTTGACTGTAATTTAACGGAAGACGCATTAGAGTGGTTATTCAGCAATGCAGGAAATATTCCGGTCTTTGTAGATACAGTATCAACATTTAAAGCAACTAAAATTCGCCATTGGCTATCGCATATCCATACTCTGAAACCTAATCGTCTTGAAGCTGAAATGCTCAGTGGAATAAAAATCACAACATTATCAGATGCCTCCGACACAGCGTCCTGGTTTCATCAACAAGGTGTACAAAGGCTGGCCTTAAGTATGGGCACAGAGGGGGTGTATTACAGTGAAATGGAGGGTTATGGGGGGTGTTCGCCAGCTATTCCTGTCAATATCATTAATGCTAATGGCGCCGGTGACGCGATGATGGCAGGTCTTGCTCATTGCTGGCTGGAAGGCATGACATGGGCAGAGAGTATTCGTTTTGCACAAGGCTGCTCTGCACTCACTTTATCCTCAGAATTGACTAATTATCCGAATTTATCCTGTAGCAGAGTGAAACAACTGTTGGAATTGAAATGA
- a CDS encoding pseudouridine-5'-phosphate glycosidase has product MNKNSALNEYLDISPEVIHALADDRPVVALESTIISHGMPYPQNREMALEVEQCIRDNGAVPATIAIIEGRMKVGLSHDEIELLAQERHRVTKVSRRDLPFVVAAGKQGATTVASTMIIAEMAGISVFATGGIGGVHRGAEHTFDISADLQELAMTNVAVVCAGAKSILDLGLTIEYLETHGVPLVGYQTEKLPAFFCRSSQFPISIRLDEPRQIAQAMKVKWHSGLKGGLVISNPIPESFAMPEDQINDAIEQAVGEAEEQGIYGKESTPFLLARVAELTGGESLQANIELVFNNAKLAAQIAIAYQEIKRNK; this is encoded by the coding sequence ATGAATAAAAATAGCGCGTTAAATGAGTATTTGGATATTTCGCCAGAAGTAATACATGCACTGGCAGATGATCGTCCTGTTGTTGCGTTGGAATCGACGATTATTTCCCATGGGATGCCTTATCCGCAAAATAGGGAAATGGCTTTAGAGGTTGAACAATGTATTCGGGATAATGGCGCGGTACCAGCGACTATTGCCATCATTGAAGGGCGAATGAAAGTGGGGTTATCTCATGATGAAATTGAGCTATTGGCGCAAGAAAGGCATCGGGTGACAAAGGTGAGTCGCCGTGATTTGCCTTTTGTTGTTGCGGCAGGAAAACAGGGTGCAACAACCGTTGCTTCAACCATGATTATTGCAGAAATGGCGGGTATATCTGTCTTTGCGACGGGAGGTATTGGTGGTGTTCATCGTGGTGCGGAACATACTTTTGATATCTCAGCCGATTTACAAGAACTCGCCATGACCAACGTAGCAGTTGTGTGTGCCGGGGCTAAATCTATTCTTGATTTGGGATTGACGATAGAATATCTGGAAACGCATGGTGTACCTCTAGTGGGTTATCAGACAGAAAAACTCCCCGCATTTTTCTGTCGTTCCAGCCAATTTCCGATAAGTATAAGGCTTGATGAACCCCGACAAATAGCCCAGGCCATGAAAGTAAAATGGCATTCCGGGTTAAAAGGGGGTCTTGTCATCTCCAATCCCATTCCTGAATCATTTGCCATGCCGGAAGATCAAATCAATGATGCCATTGAACAGGCAGTTGGAGAGGCTGAGGAGCAGGGGATTTATGGTAAAGAAAGTACGCCATTTCTGTTGGCAAGGGTTGCAGAATTGACGGGAGGTGAAAGTTTACAGGCGAATATTGAACTGGTTTTCAATAATGCAAAATTGGCGGCACAAATTGCCATTGCTTATCAAGAAATAAAGAGAAATAAATAA
- a CDS encoding NupC/NupG family nucleoside CNT transporter encodes MDILRSLLGVVILLLIGYLFSVNKKRISLHTVGAALLLQVSLGAIMLYIPAGKWLINNIASGINSIISYSSAGSSFIFGSLVSAKMNELFEGAGFIFAFQVLPAIIFITSLISILYYLGVMKWIINILGYLFQKSMRISKVESFAAVTTIFLGQNELPAVLKPFINQMNRNELFTVMCSGMASIAGSMLVGYAGLGVPIEYLLAASLMAIPGGILFARLLSPATEASQVSFNQISFSEKRPASIIEAAAGGAMLGLKIAVGVATVVMTFVALIALINGLIGGVGSLFGLKGMSLESLFGHLFSPLAYIMGVEWEHADLAGSLIGQKLAINEFVAYVNFSPYLNDSAVVLDSKTIAVISFALCGFANFGSIAVVVGAFIAVVPERTLDIARLGFRALLAATLSNLMSATIAGLFMSL; translated from the coding sequence ATGGATATTTTGCGCAGCTTACTCGGTGTGGTAATACTGCTTCTCATTGGGTATCTATTCTCTGTCAACAAAAAAAGGATCAGTTTACATACTGTAGGTGCGGCGTTATTGCTTCAGGTAAGCCTTGGCGCAATAATGCTGTATATCCCTGCGGGAAAATGGCTAATTAATAATATCGCCAGTGGGATTAATAGTATAATTTCTTATAGCTCAGCAGGAAGCTCATTTATTTTTGGTAGCTTGGTTAGTGCAAAAATGAATGAGTTATTTGAGGGAGCCGGGTTTATTTTTGCATTTCAAGTATTACCCGCCATTATTTTCATTACCTCATTAATATCGATCCTTTATTACCTTGGCGTGATGAAATGGATCATTAATATTCTGGGATATTTGTTTCAGAAATCAATGAGAATTAGCAAAGTCGAGTCATTTGCAGCAGTAACAACCATATTTTTAGGGCAGAATGAGCTTCCTGCGGTTTTAAAACCTTTTATCAATCAAATGAATCGTAATGAGCTTTTTACCGTCATGTGCAGCGGGATGGCCTCTATTGCGGGGTCTATGCTGGTTGGGTATGCAGGTTTAGGCGTGCCGATAGAATATCTTTTGGCAGCATCATTGATGGCAATCCCGGGGGGCATTCTATTTGCCCGTTTGCTTAGCCCTGCGACGGAGGCTTCACAAGTCAGTTTCAATCAAATCTCATTTAGCGAAAAACGCCCTGCCAGTATTATTGAAGCAGCCGCGGGCGGTGCCATGTTAGGGTTGAAAATTGCTGTTGGTGTAGCAACCGTAGTCATGACTTTTGTCGCTTTGATTGCGCTAATTAACGGCCTGATTGGGGGCGTTGGCAGTCTGTTTGGTCTTAAAGGGATGAGCCTGGAAAGCCTGTTCGGTCATCTTTTTTCACCTTTGGCTTATATCATGGGGGTGGAGTGGGAGCACGCTGATTTGGCCGGAAGTTTGATTGGGCAAAAACTGGCAATTAATGAATTTGTCGCTTATGTGAATTTTTCTCCCTATTTAAATGATTCTGCTGTGGTTTTGGATAGCAAAACCATTGCTGTAATCTCATTTGCCCTTTGTGGTTTTGCTAATTTTGGTTCCATCGCGGTTGTGGTAGGGGCATTCATTGCTGTTGTTCCTGAAAGAACGTTAGACATTGCACGGCTCGGCTTCAGAGCATTATTGGCGGCAACGTTATCCAACCTTATGAGTGCAACAATAGCAGGGCTATTTATGAGTTTATAA
- a CDS encoding universal stress protein — MYKTILVPVDILEEDLTNKAIDSALKIARETGAKLHFLHVLPISSAIINAYALGYMEIKDKATIKAEHNLKVLVDSIDLPIDHISYSIAFGSPRDEITATANEIDADLIVIGSRRPNITTHLLGSNSSGVVRYAKTSVLVVR, encoded by the coding sequence ATGTACAAAACTATTTTAGTACCAGTAGATATTTTAGAAGAAGATCTGACTAACAAGGCCATTGACAGCGCGCTTAAAATCGCCAGAGAAACAGGGGCTAAATTACATTTTCTGCATGTATTGCCTATTTCATCAGCGATTATTAATGCTTACGCATTGGGTTATATGGAGATTAAAGATAAAGCGACTATCAAGGCGGAACATAACTTGAAAGTGCTGGTTGATTCCATTGATTTACCGATCGATCACATTTCTTACTCGATTGCGTTTGGTTCACCAAGAGACGAAATCACGGCGACGGCGAATGAAATTGATGCTGATTTGATCGTCATTGGCTCAAGGCGGCCTAACATCACTACACATCTATTGGGCTCCAACTCCTCTGGTGTTGTCAGATATGCAAAAACCTCCGTATTAGTCGTTCGGTAA
- a CDS encoding universal stress protein: MYNTILVPIDISESQLTDNAIKHATYLARISNAKVHLFHSVPDISRFSVSYSYHYDLLSAFAKKAIANSEEGLKTVVETIDLPKDRLSFSVAFGSPRDKVLSTAREIGADLIIVGSRRPDISTHLLGSNASGIVGYADISVLVVR, encoded by the coding sequence ATGTATAACACGATCTTAGTTCCAATTGATATTTCAGAAAGTCAGCTAACTGATAACGCAATTAAACATGCAACGTACTTGGCAAGAATATCTAATGCAAAGGTTCATCTGTTTCACTCAGTGCCAGATATATCAAGATTTTCTGTGAGTTATAGTTATCACTATGATTTACTGAGTGCTTTTGCGAAAAAAGCAATTGCAAACTCTGAAGAGGGACTTAAAACAGTCGTAGAAACCATCGATCTGCCTAAAGATAGATTATCGTTCTCAGTTGCTTTTGGTTCACCGCGGGATAAGGTGTTGTCTACTGCCCGGGAAATTGGTGCTGATTTAATCATTGTTGGTTCTCGTCGGCCGGATATTTCAACCCACTTATTGGGTTCAAATGCGTCAGGTATCGTAGGGTACGCTGATATCTCGGTTTTAGTTGTGCGATAA
- a CDS encoding endonuclease, with the protein MKNKIGLWARYLLVLGLALSFNSWSAPTNFEQAKVESRKNVYEGQIKSGMGTLYCGCDWQWVGKSGGRVDLASCGYHVRSQQTRAERIEWEHIVPAWVFGHQRQCWQNGGRKNCVDTDPFFRMIESDMHNLAPAIGEVNGDRSNFAYGMVDRNTPKMYGACNSKVDFKSRLFEPRDRVKGMVARVYFYIHDRYNLTMSRQQQQLMMAWDRQYPVDTWERERDNRIARLMGHHNPFVTGSKKWELGHRNSGQGLAGQNSALKPNNLPAESHLASGKKPAHNERIKGNKNSQIYHLEHCSGYKTVADKNAVYFRSETEARKAGYHLAGNCKN; encoded by the coding sequence TTGAAAAATAAAATTGGCCTGTGGGCACGTTATCTTTTGGTTTTAGGATTGGCTTTATCTTTCAATTCATGGAGTGCGCCAACCAACTTTGAACAAGCCAAAGTTGAGTCAAGAAAGAATGTTTATGAAGGTCAAATAAAATCAGGTATGGGTACATTGTACTGTGGTTGTGATTGGCAGTGGGTTGGTAAAAGTGGCGGACGTGTTGATCTGGCGTCTTGTGGCTATCATGTAAGGTCACAGCAAACAAGGGCTGAGCGTATTGAATGGGAACATATTGTCCCGGCTTGGGTATTCGGGCATCAGCGTCAATGTTGGCAAAACGGTGGAAGAAAAAACTGTGTTGATACAGATCCGTTTTTTCGCATGATCGAGTCGGATATGCACAATTTAGCGCCTGCTATCGGGGAAGTGAATGGCGATCGCAGTAATTTTGCTTATGGCATGGTCGATAGAAATACGCCTAAGATGTATGGGGCATGTAACAGTAAGGTCGATTTTAAATCACGCCTGTTTGAACCACGCGACAGGGTGAAAGGCATGGTAGCCAGAGTCTACTTTTATATACATGACAGATATAACCTGACGATGTCGCGTCAACAGCAACAATTGATGATGGCTTGGGATCGTCAGTATCCTGTGGATACCTGGGAACGCGAAAGGGATAACCGGATTGCCCGGCTTATGGGGCATCATAATCCCTTTGTGACGGGGAGTAAGAAGTGGGAATTAGGACACAGAAATTCCGGTCAGGGGTTGGCAGGTCAAAATAGTGCACTAAAACCGAACAATCTGCCTGCTGAGAGTCATTTGGCATCCGGCAAAAAACCGGCACATAATGAACGGATAAAAGGCAATAAAAATAGTCAGATTTATCATCTTGAGCATTGTTCCGGCTATAAAACAGTGGCGGATAAGAACGCTGTTTATTTCCGTTCTGAAACTGAAGCCAGGAAAGCAGGATATCATCTGGCGGGTAATTGTAAAAATTAA
- the phoH gene encoding phosphate starvation-inducible protein PhoH, translating into MGRQKAVTKSRREVRRMLRKDMKQLRYRNNDNVTSLVQIDGIEAIGMSRDNRDTSAILPRTETQYRYMRAINHKQLIIANGAAGCGKTYISIVMAVDALINKEVNKIIVTRPVLQAEEDLGFLPGDMADKFAPYFRPVYDILLKRMGASFLQYCLRPEIGKAEIAPFADMRGRTFENAFVILDEAQNVTTNQMKMFLTRFGEEVTVIVNGDISQCELPENITSGLADVLERFYDDEAIGVIRFSPQDCVRSKLCQKALLAYN; encoded by the coding sequence ATGGGTAGACAGAAAGCAGTGACTAAATCTCGCCGTGAAGTTCGTAGGATGTTAAGGAAAGATATGAAGCAGTTACGTTATCGGAATAATGATAATGTCACTTCACTGGTACAGATTGACGGCATAGAGGCCATTGGAATGTCGCGTGATAACAGGGATACCTCAGCAATATTACCACGCACTGAGACTCAGTACCGCTATATGCGGGCAATCAATCATAAACAATTAATTATTGCTAATGGTGCAGCCGGATGTGGCAAAACATATATCAGTATCGTGATGGCAGTGGATGCGTTAATTAATAAAGAGGTCAATAAAATTATTGTGACCCGCCCGGTATTACAGGCAGAAGAGGATCTCGGTTTTCTCCCGGGAGATATGGCCGATAAATTTGCGCCTTATTTTAGACCGGTTTATGACATATTATTAAAACGCATGGGTGCTTCATTTCTGCAATATTGTTTACGCCCTGAGATTGGCAAAGCAGAAATTGCCCCCTTTGCTGATATGAGGGGAAGAACATTCGAAAATGCGTTTGTAATTTTAGATGAAGCGCAAAATGTGACGACCAATCAAATGAAAATGTTCCTGACCCGTTTTGGAGAAGAGGTAACAGTCATTGTGAATGGCGATATTAGCCAGTGTGAGCTGCCGGAGAATATCACATCTGGATTGGCAGATGTATTGGAACGGTTTTACGATGATGAAGCCATTGGTGTTATTCGTTTTTCTCCGCAGGATTGTGTACGTTCTAAGCTGTGTCAGAAAGCCTTGCTGGCTTATAATTGA
- a CDS encoding DUF2474 domain-containing protein: MNKVITETTVQRSPLWKRLAWMVTIWLCSVLSLYAVSTLFRVLMTTAGMKVG; the protein is encoded by the coding sequence ATGAACAAGGTTATCACTGAAACAACGGTACAACGCTCTCCACTATGGAAACGCTTAGCCTGGATGGTCACAATCTGGCTGTGCAGTGTGCTCTCTTTATATGCTGTTTCCACGCTGTTTCGTGTCTTAATGACAACGGCAGGGATGAAAGTCGGATAG